The genomic window TCCCCGTCGTGCCCGAGCACGGCACCCGGGTCGCCTTCCTCACCTCCTTCGTGCCGGGCAAGGAGCCCCTGGAGATGGTGACGAAGACCCTCGAAGCGGCGGTGCGGATCCGGCACCGCGGGCCGATGCACGTATGGCTGCTCGACGAGGGCGACGACCCGGCCGTCAAGGAGGTCTGCGCACGGCTCGGCGTCCACCACTTCTCCCGCAAGGGCATCGCCGAGTGGAACCAGGCGAAGGGCGCCCACCGGGCCAGGACCAAGCACGGCAACTACAACGCCTGGCTGGAGGCGCACGGCGGGAACTACGACTTCTTCGCGTCCGTCGACACCGACCACGTCCCGCTGCCCAACTACCTGGAGCGGATGCTCGGTTACTTCCGCGACCCGGACGTCGGCTTCGTCATCGGCCCCCAGGTCTACGGCAATTACGACACCTTCGTCACCAAGGCCGCCGAATCCCAGCAGTTCCTCTTCCACGCCCTGATCCAGCGCGCGGGCAACCGCTACGGCGCCCCCATGTTCGTCGGCACCTCCAACGCCGTCCGGATCAGCGCGATCGAGCAGATCGGCGGGCTCTACGACTCGATCACCGAGGACATGGCGACGGGCTTCGAGATGCACCGCGCCCGCAACCCGGGGACCGGCAACAAGTGGCGCTCGGTCTACACCCCGGACGTGCTGGCCGTCGGCGAGGGCCCGACCGCCTGGACCGACTTCTTCACCCAGCAGCTGCGCTGGTCGCGCGGCACGTACGAGACGATCCTCAAGCAGTACTGGAGGGGCTTCGGGACGCTGCCGCCCGGAAAGCTCTTCAACTACACGATGATGATCATCTTCTACCCGATGTCGGCCCTCAACTGGATCCTGGCGGCGCTCAGCTGCGCCCTGTTCCTGGGCATGGGCGCCTCGGGTGTGCAGATCGACCCGGCGATCTGGATGATGCTGTACGGCAACGCCTCGGCGCTCCAGATCGGCCTCTACATCTGGAACCGCCGCCACAACGTCTCGCCGCACGAGCCCGAGGGCTCCGGCGGCCTCGCCGGCATGGTGATGTCCGCGCTCTCCGCGCCGATC from Streptomyces formicae includes these protein-coding regions:
- a CDS encoding glycosyltransferase family 2 protein, producing the protein MTSTPTGARQPDNDDPSRTTQLRIPGQLRAGASRLRPKRTALPRYDYEHYSRLAGPLTQPDPSKPYRVTYRSLLSQEPHRVRAALLLGAAPLVSLGLFAWLMQPQHWTERDPNLDNDLLLWLDIVMLVSIGLIELFRTMNVLSNAHATLVARDPVPVVPEHGTRVAFLTSFVPGKEPLEMVTKTLEAAVRIRHRGPMHVWLLDEGDDPAVKEVCARLGVHHFSRKGIAEWNQAKGAHRARTKHGNYNAWLEAHGGNYDFFASVDTDHVPLPNYLERMLGYFRDPDVGFVIGPQVYGNYDTFVTKAAESQQFLFHALIQRAGNRYGAPMFVGTSNAVRISAIEQIGGLYDSITEDMATGFEMHRARNPGTGNKWRSVYTPDVLAVGEGPTAWTDFFTQQLRWSRGTYETILKQYWRGFGTLPPGKLFNYTMMIIFYPMSALNWILAALSCALFLGMGASGVQIDPAIWMMLYGNASALQIGLYIWNRRHNVSPHEPEGSGGLAGMVMSALSAPIYARSLMDAVLRRKSSFVVTPKGDSSSPDTLFGTFRIHLFFILVFGGSLASSFWFGHDHPAMITWAGLALLITAAPILAWRYSLRGDRKKKRKNPPASGGGPGPTPPGAHVPQQKPGWAPEQTMQLALGGRKK